From the Marinomonas sp. THO17 genome, one window contains:
- a CDS encoding energy transducer TonB, whose product MRVIDKFSVTLFIAISVHLLLAILVSFDFELPSPKPKTLEVTLVQHTTKAPVEADFIAQANQQASGTELRKKKLTTTEEAQFLSDNIQEISPPVQPQLASAEPIDEPSLLATQEQQSTLEVAKEVEKEPQTLEERFRGETQIPSHLSNDIATLEALLDQQRQSYAKRPRIRRLTSVSAKAAVDAKYLDDWRRRIERIGNIHYPAEAKRDHLYGELRLAVVILPNGYVDDIEILHSSGIRVLDDAAMRIVRLAEPFQTFPSELKKEVDKLEIIRTWRFIPGDQLRSQ is encoded by the coding sequence ATGCGTGTGATTGATAAATTTTCCGTTACCCTTTTTATCGCCATCAGCGTACATTTGCTGTTGGCGATCTTAGTTAGTTTTGATTTTGAACTGCCCTCACCCAAACCAAAAACCTTAGAAGTGACCTTGGTACAGCATACTACCAAAGCGCCAGTAGAAGCAGACTTCATTGCGCAAGCAAACCAACAAGCAAGTGGTACTGAGCTACGTAAGAAAAAGCTCACCACCACGGAAGAAGCGCAATTTCTATCTGATAACATTCAAGAAATTTCACCGCCAGTACAACCCCAACTGGCCTCAGCAGAACCCATTGACGAACCCAGTCTATTAGCAACACAAGAGCAACAATCAACCCTAGAAGTCGCAAAAGAAGTCGAAAAAGAACCTCAAACATTAGAAGAGCGTTTTCGTGGCGAAACACAGATTCCTAGCCATCTGTCTAATGACATAGCAACGCTAGAGGCTTTACTTGACCAACAACGACAGTCATACGCCAAACGTCCTCGTATTAGACGTTTAACGTCCGTATCAGCCAAAGCCGCAGTAGACGCAAAATATCTTGATGATTGGCGTCGGCGTATCGAACGCATAGGTAACATACACTACCCAGCAGAAGCCAAACGAGACCATTTATATGGTGAGTTACGATTAGCCGTTGTCATCTTACCTAACGGCTACGTAGACGACATTGAAATATTACATTCTTCCGGTATTCGAGTTTTAGATGATGCGGCCATGCGAATTGTGCGTCTAGCCGAACCTTTTCAGACCTTCCCTAGCGAATTAAAGAAAGAGGTGGATAAATTAGAAATCATACGCACTTGGCGTTTTATTCCTGGCGATCAATTACGTAGTCAGTAA